Proteins encoded within one genomic window of Variovorax sp. OAS795:
- the pssA gene encoding CDP-diacylglycerol--serine O-phosphatidyltransferase: MHDDTVPDEVPQRKRRKGIYILPNLFTLAALFGGFYSVVMAMNARFDLAALGVFAAMILDSLDGRVARMTNTQSAFGEQMDSLSDMVSFGAAPALIAYEWSLKGLGRWGWIAAFVYCACAALRLARFNVNTGVVDKRWFQGLPSPAAAALVAGFIWLMTEWGKRGGEVLYLSWTQITWITFGFTLYAGLSMVTNAPFYSFKDVQMKKSVPFVVIVLIALGIAVINIHPPTVLFGLFVAYGLSGYVVYAWRKAKGQPASVISTSTEEPDERGLHN, encoded by the coding sequence ATGCATGACGACACGGTTCCCGACGAGGTGCCGCAGCGCAAGCGCCGCAAGGGCATCTACATACTGCCGAATCTGTTCACGCTCGCTGCGCTGTTCGGCGGCTTCTATTCGGTCGTGATGGCCATGAATGCGCGCTTCGATCTCGCGGCGCTCGGCGTGTTCGCGGCGATGATTCTCGACAGCCTGGACGGCCGCGTCGCCCGCATGACCAACACGCAAAGCGCGTTCGGCGAGCAGATGGATTCGCTGTCCGACATGGTCTCTTTCGGCGCTGCTCCGGCGCTGATCGCCTATGAGTGGTCGCTCAAGGGCCTGGGCCGATGGGGCTGGATCGCGGCCTTCGTGTACTGTGCCTGTGCGGCGCTGCGCCTGGCGCGCTTCAACGTCAATACCGGCGTGGTCGACAAGCGCTGGTTCCAGGGCCTTCCGTCGCCGGCCGCGGCCGCACTGGTGGCCGGCTTCATCTGGCTCATGACGGAGTGGGGCAAGCGCGGCGGGGAGGTGCTGTATCTGTCGTGGACGCAGATCACCTGGATCACCTTCGGCTTCACGCTCTATGCCGGACTGTCGATGGTCACGAACGCGCCCTTCTACAGCTTCAAGGACGTGCAGATGAAGAAGAGCGTGCCGTTCGTGGTGATCGTGCTGATTGCGCTCGGCATCGCGGTCATCAACATCCATCCGCCCACGGTGCTGTTCGGCCTCTTCGTGGCGTATGGCCTGAGCGGCTACGTGGTGTACGCATGGCGCAAGGCCAAGGGGCAGCCGGCGAGCGTGATCAGCACCTCGACCGAAGAGCCTGACGAGCGTGGCTTGCATAACTGA
- the ilvN gene encoding acetolactate synthase small subunit, whose product MKHIIAVLLENEPGALSRVVGLFSARGYNIESLTVAPTEDPSLSRMTIVTAGSDDVIEQITKHLNRLIEVVKVVDLTEGAYTERELMMVKVRAVGKEREEMMRMAEIFRGRIIDVTDKSYTIELTGDHGKNDAFLEAIERSAILETVRTGASGIGRGERILRV is encoded by the coding sequence ATGAAACACATCATTGCAGTGCTGCTGGAAAACGAGCCCGGTGCTCTTTCCCGCGTGGTGGGCCTTTTCTCGGCCCGCGGCTACAACATCGAATCGCTGACCGTCGCGCCGACCGAGGATCCGAGCCTCTCGCGCATGACCATCGTCACGGCCGGGTCGGACGACGTGATCGAGCAGATCACCAAGCACCTCAACCGCCTGATCGAAGTGGTCAAGGTCGTCGACCTGACCGAAGGCGCCTACACCGAGCGCGAGCTCATGATGGTGAAGGTGCGCGCGGTCGGCAAGGAGCGCGAAGAAATGATGCGCATGGCCGAGATCTTCCGCGGCCGCATCATCGACGTCACGGACAAGAGCTACACCATCGAACTGACCGGCGACCACGGAAAGAACGACGCGTTTCTCGAGGCCATCGAGCGCAGCGCAATTCTCGAGACAGTGCGCACCGGTGCCAGCGGCATCGGCCGCGGCGAGCGCATCCTGCGCGTCTAG
- a CDS encoding DUF3106 domain-containing protein, whose protein sequence is MADAQTRAVSPGDSAHPAPTAASGSSATKAIPATKPYWSELTAEQQQALQPLASHWHALNAAHKRKWLALSRNYADMSADDRTTLHSRMIEWAALSNQQRAQARLNFAEVKRVPADELKAKWEQYQALSEEEKRRLAERAPAKPRGAAIPVRPVPAQKLVTVPAVTAAGQHTPRIMLAPPPSVPVGPAAAPAAAVMVASPPERVPGAVSAPAPSNPSNVASQPVPPAEAQVLVPSAPAPSPSSPAGRTAEQPSPP, encoded by the coding sequence GTGGCCGACGCCCAGACGCGCGCCGTCTCGCCTGGCGATTCCGCCCACCCTGCGCCCACGGCGGCCTCGGGTTCTTCCGCCACAAAGGCCATCCCGGCAACCAAGCCCTACTGGAGCGAGCTCACCGCGGAGCAGCAGCAGGCACTGCAGCCGCTCGCATCGCACTGGCACGCCCTGAATGCCGCGCACAAGCGCAAATGGCTGGCGCTGTCACGCAACTATGCAGACATGTCGGCCGATGACCGGACCACGCTGCACAGCCGCATGATCGAATGGGCCGCCCTCAGCAACCAGCAGCGCGCCCAGGCACGGCTCAATTTCGCCGAGGTCAAGCGCGTTCCTGCCGACGAGCTCAAGGCCAAATGGGAGCAATACCAGGCCTTGAGCGAGGAAGAAAAGCGCCGGCTCGCGGAGCGCGCGCCCGCCAAGCCGCGTGGCGCAGCCATTCCGGTGCGCCCTGTTCCGGCTCAGAAACTCGTGACCGTGCCGGCCGTGACGGCCGCGGGGCAGCACACGCCGCGCATCATGCTGGCGCCGCCGCCGTCCGTGCCCGTCGGGCCCGCCGCGGCGCCTGCAGCCGCGGTCATGGTGGCTTCCCCGCCCGAGCGTGTGCCAGGCGCGGTGTCCGCACCGGCACCGTCCAACCCGTCCAACGTGGCGTCACAGCCGGTTCCCCCGGCCGAAGCCCAGGTGCTCGTGCCCTCCGCCCCGGCGCCCTCGCCTTCCTCTCCTGCAGGCCGCACTGCCGAGCAGCCTTCCCCTCCCTGA
- a CDS encoding RNA polymerase sigma factor encodes MATEQELSDFLKSVERRAFKRSVYHVRDEEAALDIVQDSMMKLAQHYGDKPPQELPMLFQRILSNCTLDWFRRQKTRRALFSNLGDFEAAGDEGDFDLLENFVSPTDSRETESAEDTTRRAQVFHEIEEQIAALPGRQREAFLMRYWEEMDVAETAAAMGCSEGSVKTHCSRAVHALSKALKAKGISL; translated from the coding sequence TTGGCCACTGAACAAGAACTTTCCGACTTTCTGAAGAGCGTCGAACGGCGCGCTTTCAAGCGCTCGGTCTATCACGTGCGGGACGAGGAAGCCGCCCTGGACATCGTGCAGGACAGCATGATGAAGCTGGCGCAGCACTACGGCGACAAACCGCCGCAAGAGCTGCCGATGCTGTTCCAGCGCATCCTTTCCAATTGCACCCTGGACTGGTTCCGACGGCAGAAAACCCGCCGCGCCCTTTTCTCGAACCTCGGCGACTTCGAGGCTGCGGGCGACGAAGGCGATTTCGATCTCCTGGAGAACTTCGTCTCGCCAACCGACTCTAGGGAAACGGAGAGCGCGGAGGACACCACCCGACGCGCCCAGGTGTTCCATGAGATCGAAGAACAGATCGCGGCTTTGCCGGGACGTCAACGCGAGGCTTTCCTGATGCGTTACTGGGAAGAAATGGATGTGGCGGAGACGGCCGCTGCAATGGGCTGCTCCGAAGGCAGCGTCAAAACCCATTGTTCGCGGGCCGTGCACGCCCTGAGCAAGGCGCTCAAAGCCAAGGGAATTTCGCTATGA
- the ppa gene encoding inorganic diphosphatase yields MSFDKVSPGKNIPDAFNVVIEIPMNADPIKYEVDKESGAIFVDRFMTTAMYYPANYGYVPQTLSGDGDPVDVLVIAPYPLLPGVVVPCRPLGILMMEDEAGVDGKVLAVPTDKVLPIYSHWKSVDDVNPMRLKAISHFFEHYKDLEAGKWVKVLGWEGIDAAKKEVIDGIAAYKK; encoded by the coding sequence ATGTCCTTCGACAAAGTCTCCCCCGGCAAGAACATCCCCGACGCCTTCAATGTCGTGATCGAAATCCCGATGAATGCCGACCCGATCAAGTACGAAGTCGACAAGGAATCGGGCGCGATCTTCGTGGACCGCTTCATGACGACCGCGATGTACTACCCGGCCAACTACGGTTACGTGCCGCAGACGCTGTCGGGCGACGGCGACCCGGTCGACGTGCTGGTGATCGCGCCGTACCCGTTGCTGCCCGGCGTCGTCGTGCCATGCCGCCCGCTCGGCATCCTGATGATGGAAGACGAAGCCGGCGTGGACGGCAAGGTGCTGGCCGTGCCCACCGACAAGGTGCTGCCGATCTACAGCCACTGGAAGTCGGTCGACGACGTGAACCCGATGCGCCTGAAGGCGATCAGCCACTTCTTCGAGCACTACAAGGACCTGGAAGCGGGCAAGTGGGTCAAGGTGCTGGGCTGGGAAGGCATCGATGCCGCCAAGAAGGAAGTCATCGACGGCATCGCTGCCTACAAGAAGTAA
- a CDS encoding P-II family nitrogen regulator, producing the protein MKQITAIVKPFKLEDVREALAEVGVTGLTVTEVKGFGRQKGHTELYRGAEYVVDFLPKMKVEVVVNEGDVERCIEAIVNSARTGKIGDGKIFVTEVERIVRIRTGEENENAV; encoded by the coding sequence ATGAAGCAGATCACCGCCATCGTCAAACCCTTCAAGCTCGAGGACGTGCGCGAAGCCTTGGCCGAAGTGGGCGTAACCGGCCTCACGGTGACCGAAGTGAAGGGCTTCGGCAGGCAGAAAGGCCACACGGAGCTCTATCGCGGTGCCGAGTACGTGGTCGACTTCCTGCCGAAGATGAAGGTCGAAGTGGTCGTCAACGAGGGCGATGTGGAACGCTGCATCGAGGCGATCGTCAATTCGGCGCGCACCGGCAAGATCGGCGACGGAAAGATCTTCGTCACCGAAGTGGAGCGCATCGTGCGCATCCGCACCGGCGAGGAGAACGAAAACGCCGTCTGA
- a CDS encoding GNAT family N-acetyltransferase, which produces MNDYVIRVVASLSDLSPKAWNALLAGEAEPSPFMRHEYLVALHESGSASPESGWTPQYITLWRGGELRAACPAYIKTHSYGEYVFDWAWANAYEQHGLAYYPKAVVAVPFTPVPGARLLARDAQSRTLLVQALVAWCKQEELSSLHLLFGADADIAACTEAGLMLRNTVQFHWTNAVRGDSDPAIGYADFDAFLASLSHDKRKKIRQERRKVADAGVTFRWSRGACIAAADWDFFYRCYARTYREHGNPPYLSRDFFGRMADTMPEAWLLFIAEREGKPIAASLIALSTHDDDALVAYGRYWGAVERVDCLHFEACYYQPLAWCIAHGARRFEGGAQGEHKMARALMPVKTTSAHWLAHPAFADAVERFLEREGEGIENYMDHLGERSPFKAG; this is translated from the coding sequence TTGAACGATTATGTCATTCGGGTGGTCGCGTCGCTGTCGGATCTGAGCCCGAAAGCATGGAACGCGCTGCTCGCGGGCGAGGCGGAACCGTCGCCTTTCATGCGCCACGAGTACCTCGTTGCGCTGCACGAGAGCGGCAGCGCCTCGCCGGAGAGCGGATGGACGCCGCAGTACATCACCCTGTGGCGCGGCGGGGAGCTGCGGGCCGCCTGCCCTGCGTACATCAAGACCCACTCGTACGGTGAATACGTGTTCGACTGGGCCTGGGCGAATGCCTATGAACAGCACGGGCTTGCCTACTATCCCAAGGCCGTGGTGGCGGTTCCGTTCACGCCGGTGCCCGGTGCACGCCTCCTGGCGCGCGATGCGCAAAGCCGCACGCTGCTGGTGCAGGCATTGGTGGCCTGGTGCAAGCAGGAAGAGCTTTCATCGCTGCACCTGCTGTTCGGCGCGGATGCCGACATCGCCGCCTGCACCGAAGCGGGTTTGATGCTGCGCAATACGGTGCAGTTTCACTGGACCAACGCGGTGCGCGGGGATTCGGATCCAGCGATCGGCTACGCGGATTTCGACGCCTTCCTTGCCAGCCTGTCGCACGACAAGCGCAAGAAAATCCGCCAGGAGCGGCGCAAGGTGGCCGACGCCGGCGTGACTTTTCGCTGGTCGCGCGGCGCCTGCATCGCAGCGGCGGACTGGGACTTTTTCTACCGCTGCTACGCGCGCACCTACCGCGAGCATGGCAATCCGCCCTACCTCTCGCGCGACTTCTTCGGCCGCATGGCGGACACCATGCCCGAGGCCTGGCTGCTCTTCATCGCCGAACGCGAGGGAAAGCCGATTGCCGCGAGCCTGATCGCCCTTTCCACCCACGACGATGACGCGCTGGTCGCCTACGGCCGCTACTGGGGTGCCGTCGAACGCGTCGACTGCCTGCATTTCGAAGCCTGCTACTACCAGCCGCTGGCCTGGTGCATCGCGCACGGCGCCAGGCGCTTCGAAGGGGGCGCGCAGGGCGAGCACAAGATGGCCCGCGCCCTGATGCCGGTGAAGACCACGAGCGCCCATTGGCTCGCGCATCCGGCGTTCGCCGATGCCGTCGAGCGCTTTCTCGAACGCGAGGGCGAAGGCATCGAGAACTACATGGACCACCTGGGCGAACGCAGCCCGTTCAAGGCCGGTTGA
- the ilvC gene encoding ketol-acid reductoisomerase, with the protein MKVYYDKDADLSLIKGKTVAIIGYGSQGHAHAQNLNDSGVKVVVGLRKGGASWPKVEKAGLKVAEVADAVKAADVVMILLPDEQIANVYKNDVAPNIKEGASLVFAHGFNVHYGFVQPRADLDVWMVAPKAPGHTVRSTYTQGGGVPHLVAVHQDKTGKARDLALSYATANGGGKAGIIETNFREETETDLFGEQAVLCGGTVELIKAGFETLVEAGYAPEMAYFECLHELKLIVDLIYEGGIANMNYSISNNAEYGEYVTGPRIVTEETKKVMKQVLKDIQTGEYAKSFVLENAGGAPTLISRRRLNSEHQIEVVGEKLRAMMPWIKKNKLVDQTRN; encoded by the coding sequence ATGAAGGTTTATTACGACAAGGACGCGGATCTGAGCCTGATCAAGGGCAAGACGGTCGCAATCATCGGTTACGGTTCGCAAGGTCACGCACACGCGCAGAACCTGAACGACAGCGGCGTCAAGGTCGTGGTCGGCCTGCGCAAGGGCGGCGCCTCGTGGCCCAAGGTCGAGAAGGCCGGCCTCAAGGTCGCCGAAGTGGCCGACGCCGTGAAGGCCGCCGACGTGGTCATGATCCTGCTGCCCGACGAGCAGATCGCCAACGTCTACAAGAACGACGTGGCCCCCAACATCAAGGAAGGCGCTTCGCTCGTCTTCGCGCACGGCTTCAACGTGCACTACGGCTTCGTGCAGCCGCGCGCCGACCTCGACGTGTGGATGGTCGCTCCCAAGGCCCCTGGCCACACCGTGCGCAGCACCTACACCCAGGGTGGCGGCGTGCCCCACCTCGTGGCCGTGCACCAGGACAAGACCGGCAAGGCGCGCGACCTCGCGCTGAGCTATGCCACCGCCAACGGCGGCGGCAAGGCCGGCATCATCGAGACCAACTTCCGCGAAGAAACCGAGACCGACCTGTTCGGCGAGCAGGCGGTCCTGTGCGGCGGCACGGTCGAACTGATCAAGGCCGGTTTCGAAACGCTGGTGGAAGCCGGCTACGCGCCCGAAATGGCGTACTTCGAATGCCTGCACGAACTCAAGCTGATCGTCGACCTGATCTATGAAGGCGGCATCGCCAACATGAACTACTCGATCTCGAACAACGCCGAATACGGCGAGTACGTCACGGGCCCGCGCATCGTGACCGAAGAGACCAAGAAGGTCATGAAGCAGGTGCTCAAGGACATCCAGACCGGCGAATACGCCAAGAGCTTCGTGCTCGAGAACGCCGGCGGCGCACCGACGCTGATCAGCCGCCGCCGCCTGAACTCCGAGCACCAGATCGAAGTCGTCGGCGAAAAGCTGCGCGCGATGATGCCCTGGATCAAGAAGAACAAGCTGGTCGACCAGACCCGCAACTGA
- a CDS encoding acetolactate synthase 3 catalytic subunit, whose translation MEISKAELASAAAASSGAGNQTQELMGAEVLVKALQAEGVQYIWGYPGGAVLYIYDAFYKQDTIQHVLVRHEQAAVHAADGYARATGEVGVALVTSGPGLTNAVTGIATAYMDSIPMVIISGQVPTAAIGLDAFQECDTVGITRPIVKHNFLVKDPKDLAMTMKKAFHIARSGRPGPVVVDVPKDVSFKKTPYAGYPDKVEMRSYNPVRKGHGGQIRKALQLLLNAKRPYIYTGGGVLLGNACNELRTLVDMLGYPVTNTLMGLGAYPASDRKFLGMLGMHGTIEANNAMQNCDVLLAVGARFDDRVIGNPKHFALNDRKIIHVDIDPSSISKRVKVDIPIVGDAKDVLTELISMIRESTTKPDAGALADWWKTIEAWRSRDCLKYDRGNKDVIKPQYVVETLWNMTKDADAYITSDVGQHQMWAAQYYRFDEPRRWINSGGLGTMGVGIPYAMGIKLAKPDSEVFTITGEGSVQMCIQELSTCLQYNTPIKICSLNNRYLGMVRQWQEIEYSGRYSHSYMDALPNFVKLAEAYGHVGMLIERPQDVEPALREARKLKDRTVFMDFRTDPTENVFPMVKAGMGITEMLLGAEDL comes from the coding sequence ATGGAAATTTCAAAGGCGGAACTCGCTTCCGCAGCAGCCGCGTCTTCTGGCGCAGGCAATCAAACGCAAGAGCTCATGGGCGCTGAAGTGCTGGTCAAGGCACTGCAGGCCGAAGGCGTCCAGTACATCTGGGGTTATCCGGGCGGCGCGGTTCTCTACATCTACGACGCGTTCTACAAGCAGGACACCATCCAGCACGTGCTGGTGCGCCACGAGCAGGCCGCCGTCCACGCGGCCGACGGCTACGCACGCGCCACCGGCGAGGTCGGCGTGGCGCTGGTCACCTCGGGCCCCGGCCTGACGAATGCGGTCACCGGCATCGCCACCGCGTACATGGACTCGATCCCGATGGTGATCATCTCGGGCCAGGTACCCACGGCGGCCATTGGCCTCGATGCGTTCCAGGAATGCGACACCGTCGGCATCACGCGCCCCATCGTGAAGCACAACTTCCTCGTCAAGGATCCCAAGGATCTGGCCATGACGATGAAAAAGGCCTTCCACATCGCACGCAGCGGCCGGCCGGGCCCCGTGGTGGTGGACGTGCCCAAGGACGTCTCCTTCAAGAAGACCCCGTACGCCGGCTATCCCGACAAGGTCGAGATGCGTTCGTACAACCCGGTGCGCAAGGGCCATGGGGGGCAGATCCGCAAGGCCTTGCAACTGTTGCTGAACGCCAAGCGCCCTTACATCTACACCGGCGGCGGCGTGCTGCTCGGCAACGCCTGCAATGAGCTGCGCACCCTGGTCGACATGCTGGGCTACCCGGTCACCAACACGCTGATGGGCCTGGGCGCCTATCCGGCGAGCGACCGCAAGTTCCTGGGCATGCTCGGGATGCACGGCACCATCGAAGCCAACAACGCGATGCAGAATTGCGACGTGCTGCTGGCCGTGGGCGCGCGCTTCGACGACCGCGTCATCGGCAACCCGAAGCATTTCGCGCTGAACGACCGCAAGATCATCCACGTCGACATCGATCCGTCGAGCATCTCCAAGCGCGTGAAGGTCGACATTCCGATCGTCGGCGACGCGAAGGACGTGCTGACCGAGCTGATCTCGATGATCCGCGAGAGCACCACCAAGCCCGACGCCGGCGCGCTGGCCGATTGGTGGAAGACCATCGAAGCCTGGCGCTCGCGCGACTGCCTCAAGTACGACCGCGGCAACAAGGACGTGATCAAGCCGCAGTACGTCGTCGAGACCCTCTGGAACATGACCAAGGATGCCGACGCGTACATCACGTCGGACGTCGGCCAGCACCAGATGTGGGCCGCGCAGTACTACCGTTTCGACGAGCCGCGCCGCTGGATCAACTCGGGCGGCCTGGGCACCATGGGCGTGGGCATCCCCTATGCCATGGGCATCAAGCTCGCCAAGCCCGATTCGGAAGTGTTCACCATCACGGGCGAGGGCTCGGTGCAGATGTGCATCCAGGAGCTCTCCACCTGCCTGCAGTACAACACCCCGATCAAGATCTGCTCGCTCAACAACCGTTACCTGGGCATGGTGCGCCAGTGGCAGGAGATCGAATACTCCGGCCGCTACAGCCACAGCTACATGGATGCGCTGCCCAATTTCGTGAAGCTCGCCGAGGCTTATGGCCACGTCGGCATGCTGATCGAGCGTCCCCAGGACGTGGAGCCCGCGCTGCGCGAAGCACGCAAGCTCAAGGACCGCACGGTGTTCATGGATTTCCGCACCGACCCCACCGAGAACGTGTTCCCGATGGTGAAGGCCGGCATGGGCATCACCGAGATGCTGTTGGGTGCCGAAGATCTCTGA
- a CDS encoding DUF3619 family protein gives MNTKVSTSSFAVEDQFGRRVAARLSAGSQELPHDIGERLRVARAQAVAMRKQAPQLRSASVIMQSGHVATMGGGWWTRIGSVVPLIALVAGLITITVMQDEDRASELAEVDSALLTGDLPPAAYTDPGFAQFLKADSASD, from the coding sequence ATGAATACTAAGGTCTCAACCTCTTCTTTCGCCGTCGAAGACCAATTCGGCCGGCGTGTGGCTGCGCGGCTTTCCGCCGGCAGCCAGGAGCTGCCGCACGACATCGGCGAGCGGCTGCGCGTGGCACGGGCGCAAGCCGTGGCCATGCGCAAGCAAGCCCCGCAGTTGCGTTCGGCATCGGTGATCATGCAATCCGGTCATGTGGCCACCATGGGTGGCGGCTGGTGGACGCGCATCGGTTCCGTCGTGCCCCTGATCGCGCTCGTCGCGGGGCTGATCACCATCACCGTGATGCAGGACGAAGACCGTGCCAGCGAATTGGCCGAAGTCGATTCCGCCCTCCTGACCGGCGACCTGCCCCCCGCGGCCTACACCGACCCGGGGTTCGCCCAGTTCCTCAAGGCCGACAGCGCCTCCGACTGA
- a CDS encoding TIGR00730 family Rossman fold protein has translation MNPEFSICVYCGSRPGERAEFSDAAQAVGEWIGAHRGQLVYGGGRTGLMGTVAEATRNAGGRVVGIIPKALVDRELANPLCDELHVVDTMHERKAMMGERADAFIALPGGIGTFEELFEIWTWRQLGYHDKPTGILNTAGYYDGLLGFLAHSVREGFMGEWQMGLIRAGTDPIELLSALRAEVPLHPRDDRLAENL, from the coding sequence ATGAATCCTGAATTTTCGATCTGTGTGTATTGCGGCTCGCGCCCCGGCGAGCGGGCCGAGTTTTCGGATGCGGCGCAAGCCGTCGGCGAGTGGATCGGCGCGCACCGCGGGCAGTTGGTCTACGGCGGCGGCCGCACGGGGCTGATGGGCACCGTGGCCGAAGCCACCCGCAACGCCGGCGGACGCGTCGTCGGCATCATTCCCAAGGCCCTGGTCGACCGCGAGCTGGCCAATCCGCTGTGCGACGAACTCCACGTGGTCGACACCATGCACGAACGCAAGGCCATGATGGGCGAACGCGCCGACGCCTTCATCGCGCTGCCCGGCGGCATCGGCACCTTCGAGGAACTGTTCGAGATCTGGACCTGGCGCCAGCTTGGCTATCACGACAAGCCCACAGGCATCCTGAATACCGCCGGCTACTACGACGGCCTGCTCGGCTTCCTGGCCCATAGCGTGCGTGAAGGATTCATGGGCGAATGGCAGATGGGGCTGATCCGAGCCGGAACCGACCCCATCGAACTGCTCAGCGCCCTGCGCGCCGAAGTGCCGCTGCACCCCCGAGACGATCGACTGGCTGAAAACCTGTAG
- a CDS encoding RDD family protein, translated as MVFNSSENSESNLSSSSAEPSSSAPLSIVPGLWRRMACWLYEGMLLFAVVFVAGWLFSTLGQMRDAMDARRHLLQAFLFVVFGVYFVWFWTRGQTLAMKTWNIRIVDPHGRPVTQRRALARYLLSWIWFLPPLAAIAPFKLSGGESAVLIFGWVAVWALLARFHPERQFWHDAWAGTRLITSKPMSRQ; from the coding sequence ATGGTCTTCAATTCTTCCGAAAATTCGGAATCGAATCTCTCTTCATCGTCCGCAGAACCTTCAAGCAGCGCTCCTCTTTCGATAGTGCCCGGCCTGTGGCGGCGAATGGCATGCTGGCTCTACGAGGGCATGCTGCTGTTCGCCGTGGTGTTCGTCGCGGGCTGGCTGTTCAGCACGCTCGGCCAAATGCGCGACGCCATGGACGCCCGCAGGCACCTGCTGCAGGCCTTCCTCTTTGTCGTTTTCGGCGTCTACTTCGTCTGGTTCTGGACCCGCGGCCAGACCTTGGCCATGAAGACCTGGAACATCCGCATCGTCGACCCGCACGGTCGCCCTGTCACCCAGCGCCGCGCGCTGGCGCGCTACCTGCTGAGCTGGATCTGGTTCCTGCCGCCGCTCGCCGCCATCGCACCCTTCAAACTGTCGGGAGGAGAATCGGCGGTGCTGATCTTCGGATGGGTGGCCGTCTGGGCATTGCTGGCCCGCTTTCACCCTGAGCGCCAGTTCTGGCACGATGCCTGGGCCGGTACGCGGCTCATCACCTCCAAGCCCATGAGCCGCCAATGA
- a CDS encoding diacylglycerol kinase — protein MSALPKLPDPAVNPQKSRKGLERVWHATLISLQGLRAGWSEPAFRQEAVMSIVMMPAAFWLGRGWVEVALLAGSAVLVMIVELLNTAVEAAIDRIGPEWHDLSKRAKDMGSAAVLLSLALCGGIWLAALWQRFAS, from the coding sequence ATGAGTGCCCTGCCCAAGTTGCCAGACCCCGCCGTGAACCCGCAAAAGTCCCGCAAGGGCCTGGAGCGGGTGTGGCACGCCACGCTGATCTCGCTGCAAGGCCTTCGCGCGGGATGGAGCGAGCCGGCGTTCCGCCAGGAAGCCGTCATGTCGATCGTGATGATGCCGGCGGCGTTCTGGCTCGGCCGTGGCTGGGTCGAGGTGGCCCTGCTCGCCGGAAGCGCCGTGCTGGTGATGATCGTGGAACTGCTCAACACCGCCGTCGAAGCCGCCATCGACCGCATCGGGCCCGAGTGGCACGACCTCTCCAAGCGCGCCAAGGACATGGGCAGCGCCGCCGTATTGCTGTCGCTTGCGCTGTGCGGCGGCATCTGGCTGGCGGCTTTGTGGCAACGCTTCGCGTCATGA